A portion of the Homalodisca vitripennis isolate AUS2020 chromosome 2, UT_GWSS_2.1, whole genome shotgun sequence genome contains these proteins:
- the LOC124354358 gene encoding lipid droplet-associated hydrolase-like produces the protein MDDETLLLFTVYIYLLNLPRFIIFVHGICSYVQYFMESGIEFLFSKEEDGTNNSFSDSFGYGISEPGNSPPTPSIFKGGWLTINGVSSHILTWGGWVEDFPPESDSLILFMCGVPGITLFYHNFLEKLYNILKIPVWTICVAGHELPPSSSNMGLPDDPKLYNNVKAQVDHKLAFIKSYVPRNKKIYLIGHSFGAKMVTELLKDEQVSEQMQKCVLLMPTLERFKDTPRAQFWLMMLKVGFIYPLAFFVWLQSTLPMSWRIAITHLYFRLRGLRQVSQCCKDALLQFCEPTVFYNVRTLVWDELRVIQKLDTEILTRYSNKMKVYFAMEDQWAPLTHCETLKTAIPQLSVEVLDSKFKHAFTLDTAQDMAEKLVVDLVDDDILKQDSCL, from the exons ATGGATGATGAAACTCTTTTATTGTTtactgtatacatttatttactaaatctgCCCCGATTTATAATTTTTGTCCATGGTATTTGTTCATATGTGCAGTACTTCATGGAATCAG gAATAGAGTTTCTTTTTTCGAAGGAAGAAGATGGTACAAACAACTCCTTTTCAGATAGTTTTGGTTATGGCATTTCGGAACCAGGAAACTCTCCCCCAACCCCATCCATATTCAAAGGTGGCTGGTTAACCATCAATGGAGTCTCAAGTCACATCCTTACATGGGGAGGGTGGGTAGAAGATTTCCCTCCAG AGAGTGATTCTTTAATCTTGTTCATGTGTGGAGTCCCTGGCATCACACTGTTTTATCACAACTTCCTAGAAAAACTCTACAACATACTGAAGATCCCTGTCTGGACTATCTGTGTGGCAG GTCATGAACTTCCGCCCTCGTCTTCCAACATGGGACTTCCGGATGATCCTAAGCTCTATAACAATGTTAAGGCACAGGTCGACCATAAGTTGGCCTTCATCAAGAGTTATGTGCCTAGGAACAAGAAAATCTACCTCATAGGTCACTCTTTCGGGGCCAAAATGGTGACAGAACTTTTAAAAGATGAACAG GTGAGTGAGCAGATGCAGAAATGTGTCCTGCTAATGCCAACCCTGGAAAGGTTCAAGGACACTCCAAGGGCACAATTCTGGCTGATGATGTTGAAGGTGGGATTCATCTACCCTCTTGCTTTCTTTGTTTGG TTGCAATCTACCCTACCGATGTCCTGGCGAATAGCAATTACCCATCTTTATTTCCGATTGCGTGGCCTACGCCAAGTCAGTCAGTGCTGCAAAGATGCCCTGCTGCAGTTCTGTGAACCCACAGTCTTCTACAATGTGCGCACCCTGGTCTGGGACGAGCTCAGGGTCATACAGAAGCTGGACACAGAG ATCTTAACAAGGTACAGTAACAAGATGAAAGTGTACTTTGCAATGGAGGACCAGTGGGCACCATTGACACATTGTGAAACCCTGAAGACAGCAATCCCACAATTGTCAGTAGAGGTGTTGGATAGCAAATTCAAACACGCATTCACACTTGACACTGCACAGGATATGGCCGAAAAACTGGTAGTTGATCTGGTTGATGATGACATTTTGAAACAAGATTCATGTTTATAG